A single Pseudomonas sp. DC1.2 DNA region contains:
- the arnT gene encoding lipid IV(A) 4-amino-4-deoxy-L-arabinosyltransferase, translating to MTPHNNPSQHPADALRRAPSRIPSTVERWIVPSLVLAFVLFYLLPLLTHGLWIPDETRYAQISQEMLQSGNWVAPHFMGIRYFEKPIAGYWMIAIGQAVFGDNFFGVRIASALSTGLSVWLTYLIARRLWNDPLKSGACALLYMSFGLIAGQAGYANLDPQFTFWVNLSLVALWFALDNSSPRGRLGAWALLGAACGMGFMTKGFLAWLLPVLIALPYMLWQRRFSELLRYGAVAFVVAIVISLPWVLAIHQREPDFWRFFFWHEHIRRFSADDAQHARPWWFYLPMLVVSSLPWVALLPATFIKAGKEKRVPAIGFLLLWLVLPLAFFSLSKGKLPTYIMPCLLPLALLMGHAVTELLDQHRGRVIRINGVLNAVLATAALVALLYIQATKEIYENTEMFSLSLAFIVLAGWIIANALQALRPLVFWAAPALGIWLLVALLPAAMPGKIVNSKMPDQFVAEHLDALSQTSSLLSNDLGAASALSWRLNRPQVDLFNTVGELKYGLDDPAMASRKVSLDGIDQWMTEARKKGSVGVVMRVNNVQETQEVLMLPPDGKRYSRGNLEILIFPQTQP from the coding sequence ATGACGCCCCATAACAATCCGTCGCAACACCCTGCGGACGCTCTGCGCCGCGCGCCATCAAGAATACCGTCCACCGTCGAACGCTGGATAGTTCCCAGCTTGGTGCTGGCCTTCGTGCTGTTCTATCTGCTGCCACTACTGACCCACGGCCTGTGGATTCCCGACGAAACACGCTATGCCCAGATCAGCCAAGAAATGCTGCAAAGCGGCAATTGGGTCGCACCGCACTTCATGGGCATTCGATATTTCGAAAAACCCATCGCCGGCTACTGGATGATCGCCATCGGCCAGGCCGTGTTTGGCGATAACTTTTTCGGCGTGCGCATTGCCTCGGCGCTGAGCACCGGGCTAAGTGTCTGGCTGACTTACTTGATCGCACGCCGCCTGTGGAACGATCCGCTCAAAAGCGGCGCCTGCGCATTGCTTTATATGAGCTTCGGCCTTATTGCAGGTCAGGCCGGATACGCCAACCTCGATCCGCAGTTCACCTTTTGGGTCAACCTGAGCCTCGTGGCGTTATGGTTTGCCTTGGATAATTCCTCGCCACGCGGTCGGCTCGGCGCTTGGGCGCTATTGGGCGCGGCATGCGGCATGGGCTTTATGACCAAGGGGTTTCTCGCCTGGCTCTTGCCAGTGCTGATCGCCCTGCCCTATATGCTATGGCAGCGCCGCTTTAGCGAGTTGCTGCGTTACGGTGCAGTGGCGTTCGTCGTTGCCATTGTGATCTCTTTGCCGTGGGTTCTGGCCATTCACCAGCGCGAGCCGGACTTCTGGCGCTTCTTCTTCTGGCACGAACACATTCGCCGATTCTCCGCCGATGACGCGCAACACGCACGGCCATGGTGGTTCTATCTGCCAATGCTGGTGGTGTCGAGCCTGCCGTGGGTCGCTTTGTTGCCAGCCACGTTTATCAAGGCCGGGAAAGAAAAACGCGTTCCTGCCATTGGCTTCCTGCTGCTCTGGCTGGTGCTGCCGCTGGCATTTTTCAGCCTGAGCAAAGGCAAACTGCCAACCTACATCATGCCGTGCCTGTTACCACTGGCCTTGCTGATGGGGCACGCCGTAACGGAGTTGCTAGACCAACATCGCGGTCGAGTGATTCGCATCAATGGCGTACTCAATGCGGTGCTGGCCACCGCCGCTCTGGTCGCCCTGCTCTACATTCAAGCCACCAAAGAAATCTACGAAAACACCGAGATGTTCAGCTTGTCCCTGGCCTTTATCGTGCTGGCGGGCTGGATCATCGCCAACGCGTTGCAGGCGCTGCGGCCACTGGTGTTCTGGGCCGCGCCAGCACTGGGTATCTGGTTACTGGTAGCACTGCTCCCGGCGGCAATGCCTGGGAAGATCGTCAACAGCAAAATGCCTGATCAATTCGTTGCCGAACACTTGGACGCCTTGAGTCAGACGTCTTCCCTGCTCAGTAACGATCTGGGTGCAGCATCGGCCTTGTCCTGGCGTCTGAACCGGCCTCAGGTCGATCTGTTCAACACCGTCGGCGAGCTGAAGTACGGTCTTGACGATCCGGCCATGGCATCGCGCAAAGTCTCCCTTGACGGCATCGACCAGTGGATGACGGAGGCTCGTAAAAAGGGCTCTGTCGGCGTCGTGATGCGGGTCAACAATGTGCAGGAGACTCAGGAGGTTTTGATGCTGCCGCCCGATGGCAAGCGTTACAGCCGCGGCAACCTGGAAATCCTGATCTTCCCGCAGACTCAACCCTGA
- a CDS encoding histidine phosphatase family protein gives MVESVLPTMISKRSKTSRSIKIVLAACVLLAVVLVTTYFLFTRSPANLGNAGSQASAELLRQWKAGEVAALVRHAERCDRSSNPCLGPADGITRIGSEAAATVGQGFMQLGMSQTDVFTSPMTRTQQTARAMFDKDAATQEWLTGECSQNLRDDVIAHKVPHRNLVLVTHSGCISHFEAQSGFKHAAATEYTSSLFVSIGNDGKLKVLGVLNAADWHSLLTQSATK, from the coding sequence GTGGTCGAATCAGTGTTACCTACAATGATCTCCAAGCGATCGAAGACATCGCGATCCATCAAAATTGTCCTGGCAGCGTGCGTACTCCTCGCTGTTGTGCTGGTGACGACTTACTTCCTCTTCACCCGGTCTCCGGCGAATTTGGGTAATGCCGGCTCACAGGCCAGCGCTGAACTGCTGCGACAATGGAAAGCGGGCGAAGTGGCCGCTCTGGTGCGTCATGCCGAACGCTGCGACCGTTCCAGCAATCCTTGCCTGGGCCCGGCAGACGGTATCACCCGAATCGGTAGCGAGGCCGCAGCAACCGTAGGCCAAGGGTTTATGCAATTGGGCATGTCGCAGACCGATGTCTTCACGAGCCCCATGACCCGCACCCAACAAACGGCGCGGGCCATGTTTGATAAAGACGCAGCGACTCAGGAATGGCTGACCGGCGAATGCAGCCAAAACCTGCGCGACGACGTCATTGCGCACAAGGTTCCTCACCGCAATTTGGTACTAGTGACTCATAGCGGCTGCATCAGCCATTTCGAAGCCCAAAGCGGTTTCAAGCACGCTGCTGCTACCGAGTACACCAGTTCATTGTTCGTCAGCATCGGTAACGATGGAAAACTTAAGGTACTGGGTGTGCTGAATGCGGCCGATTGGCATTCGCTGCTGACTCAAAGCGCAACGAAATGA
- a CDS encoding PqiC family protein, with the protein MMVSTRFTLIAALLLLAACRSDPIHFHTLTPMQVGSTTPGNGAQILIEGISVPPQVDRAQIVIRQGNSGLAILETEWWGASLADELRSALADQLANARPQHNVSLRVDVQRFDSIPGQYGLIDVTWRLRTLGDSSAPTLSCRSLLQTPSGAAIDDLVIAQQHNVQRLSALIAQAAGGTQTGCPSSR; encoded by the coding sequence ATGATGGTTTCAACCCGGTTCACCTTGATCGCCGCCCTGTTGCTGCTCGCAGCGTGTCGCAGCGATCCGATTCACTTTCACACCCTGACCCCGATGCAAGTGGGTAGCACAACACCGGGCAATGGCGCACAAATCCTGATCGAGGGTATCAGCGTACCGCCTCAGGTAGATCGGGCGCAGATCGTTATTCGCCAAGGCAATAGCGGCCTGGCAATCCTTGAGACTGAATGGTGGGGCGCGAGCCTGGCGGATGAATTACGCAGTGCCTTGGCGGATCAGCTCGCAAACGCCAGACCCCAACACAACGTGTCGTTGCGGGTAGACGTGCAGCGCTTCGACTCGATTCCCGGCCAGTACGGCTTGATCGACGTCACATGGCGCTTGCGTACACTCGGTGACAGCTCTGCCCCGACACTGAGCTGTCGCAGCCTGTTGCAGACGCCATCAGGTGCAGCCATCGATGACCTGGTGATCGCCCAGCAGCACAACGTCCAGCGTCTCTCTGCCTTGATTGCCCAAGCCGCTGGAGGCACACAGACGGGTTGCCCTTCCTCACGCTGA
- a CDS encoding intermembrane transport protein PqiB, producing the protein MKSQATDGAQAPAQASIKTRRFSVSLVWIVPIVAVLVGISLVVHNLMQEGPTVVVNFKTGDGLTANKTEVKYRNVVVGRVSEVELSDDQKSVNATIKLAKQSETFTREDSQFWVVRPRIGAGGVSGIDTLLSGDYIGADIGHADGRAKHFKGLENPPPITYGEPGKRFTLHTQDLGSLDIGSPVYYRKIPVGQVVAFALDPDGKGVNIEVFVHAPNDAYVTENTRFWNASGIDLNIGANGFALKTESLSSLLVGGIAFRAPDYSPNDTAAAEDKNFELFADQPTALAPPNGKAQYLSLRFDQALRGLKVDAPVEFLGMEIGKVVAINLDFDEKKRSFPVNVGIVIYPQRLGQAQTKMIKAMMHDPNDEQASIRLMGTFIENGLRAQARNGNLLTGQLYIALDFYPKAEKVTFDENARPVSIPTVPGSLEELQEKLQSMVDKINKLPVERIANNLDGNLIELRKGLKQFNAKTLPGVQNTLADVSKTLQSASSTLAEDSPQREQLTQTLDELKRMSRSLRELSDYLGRHPESLIRGRPDNAAPADLQGPPRN; encoded by the coding sequence ATGAAGTCGCAAGCCACTGACGGGGCGCAAGCTCCAGCTCAGGCCAGTATCAAGACCCGTCGTTTCAGCGTTTCCCTGGTATGGATCGTGCCAATTGTGGCCGTGCTGGTGGGCATTTCCCTGGTGGTGCATAACCTCATGCAGGAAGGCCCGACTGTGGTCGTGAACTTTAAGACCGGCGACGGTCTGACCGCCAACAAAACCGAAGTCAAATACCGCAACGTGGTGGTCGGCCGTGTCTCTGAGGTGGAACTGAGCGATGACCAAAAGAGTGTTAACGCCACCATCAAACTCGCCAAACAGTCCGAAACGTTCACCCGCGAAGACTCGCAGTTCTGGGTGGTGCGCCCGCGCATTGGTGCCGGTGGTGTCTCGGGCATAGATACCCTGCTATCCGGGGACTACATTGGCGCCGATATCGGTCACGCCGACGGGCGCGCGAAACACTTCAAAGGCCTGGAAAATCCACCACCCATTACCTATGGAGAACCGGGCAAGCGCTTCACCCTGCATACCCAGGACCTTGGTTCGCTGGATATCGGCTCACCGGTCTACTATCGCAAGATCCCCGTGGGGCAAGTGGTGGCGTTTGCGCTGGATCCTGACGGCAAGGGAGTGAACATCGAAGTCTTCGTGCATGCCCCCAATGATGCCTATGTCACCGAGAACACCCGGTTCTGGAACGCCAGCGGTATCGATTTAAATATCGGCGCCAACGGCTTCGCCCTGAAAACTGAATCCCTGTCTTCGTTGCTAGTGGGCGGCATCGCTTTTCGTGCCCCGGACTACAGCCCCAATGACACCGCCGCCGCAGAGGACAAAAACTTCGAACTGTTTGCCGACCAGCCAACCGCACTCGCCCCACCCAATGGCAAGGCGCAATACCTGAGCCTGCGTTTTGACCAAGCCTTGCGGGGACTGAAAGTCGATGCCCCGGTAGAATTTCTCGGTATGGAAATCGGCAAGGTAGTCGCGATAAATCTGGACTTCGACGAGAAAAAGCGCAGCTTTCCGGTCAACGTGGGCATCGTGATCTATCCGCAAAGGCTGGGTCAGGCGCAGACCAAAATGATCAAGGCGATGATGCATGACCCTAATGACGAGCAGGCGAGTATTCGGCTGATGGGCACATTCATCGAAAACGGTCTGCGCGCCCAGGCCCGAAATGGCAACCTGCTGACGGGTCAGTTGTACATCGCGCTGGATTTCTACCCGAAAGCAGAAAAAGTCACCTTTGATGAAAACGCCCGGCCCGTCAGCATTCCGACCGTGCCGGGCAGCCTGGAAGAGTTACAGGAAAAACTGCAGTCCATGGTCGACAAAATCAACAAGCTGCCGGTGGAACGCATCGCCAACAACCTCGACGGTAATCTCATCGAACTGCGCAAAGGCCTCAAACAATTCAATGCCAAAACACTGCCCGGCGTACAGAACACCTTGGCTGACGTGAGTAAGACACTGCAGTCGGCCAGTTCGACCTTGGCCGAAGATTCGCCGCAACGTGAGCAACTGACGCAGACCCTCGACGAACTAAAACGCATGTCGCGCTCCCTGCGGGAGCTGTCGGACTACCTGGGACGGCATCCAGAGTCGTTGATTCGAGGCCGCCCGGACAACGCAGCACCCGCGGATTTGCAGGGGCCACCGCGTAACTGA
- a CDS encoding paraquat-inducible protein A, producing the protein MRQPPLASELNLCLCHSCGLACDMTDNPDECPRCDAPLHRRKTNALVRTWAYMLTALAFYVPANLLPVMNTKMLGAGADSTIMSGVLEFWEGGAWDIALIIFIASIAVPGIKFVALTLLLVTVQRDSLWARKERSKLYRFVEVIGYWSMLDVLVVALVAALVKFQALGDIEPRPGILFFGLVVVFTMLAAMSFDPRLIWDKQPTTVPDKPHNEEVMDEVASH; encoded by the coding sequence ATGAGGCAGCCACCGCTTGCCAGTGAACTCAACCTCTGTCTGTGCCACAGCTGCGGCCTGGCCTGTGACATGACGGACAATCCTGACGAATGTCCACGTTGCGATGCCCCGTTGCATCGACGTAAAACCAATGCGCTGGTCCGGACCTGGGCCTACATGCTCACCGCATTGGCGTTTTACGTGCCGGCCAATCTGCTGCCAGTGATGAACACCAAAATGCTCGGTGCAGGCGCCGACAGCACCATCATGAGTGGCGTGCTGGAATTTTGGGAAGGCGGGGCATGGGACATCGCCCTGATCATTTTCATCGCCAGCATCGCCGTGCCGGGAATCAAGTTCGTCGCCCTGACGCTGCTACTGGTGACCGTACAACGCGACAGCCTTTGGGCGCGCAAGGAGCGATCGAAGCTCTACCGTTTCGTCGAAGTCATTGGCTATTGGTCGATGCTCGACGTGCTGGTGGTAGCGCTGGTGGCGGCACTGGTGAAATTCCAGGCCTTGGGGGATATAGAACCGCGTCCAGGCATTCTTTTTTTTGGCTTGGTGGTGGTATTCACCATGCTGGCGGCAATGAGTTTCGACCCGCGCCTGATCTGGGATAAACAGCCAACTACAGTGCCTGACAAACCACACAACGAGGAGGTCATGGATGAAGTCGCAAGCCACTGA
- a CDS encoding paraquat-inducible protein A produces the protein MATTDLLIICEHCDCVYEKVTLAKHQKTLCARCGGVLQRYNGLTVEQRLALTFTAAVLWVFANFYPVMTISLQGLKNSATLWDSVLALSQGPITFIAMVAAISIIIAPIFQLLLLIWVLSFALVSRRSPAFKVCMRWLETLRPWSMLEVCLLGAMVAVFKLAGLLDVLPGIGLFALAVLSLLLIRIAGRDVRDLWDIL, from the coding sequence ATGGCCACGACTGACCTATTGATCATCTGCGAGCACTGTGACTGCGTGTATGAAAAAGTCACGCTCGCCAAACACCAGAAAACCTTGTGCGCCCGTTGCGGTGGCGTGCTGCAACGGTATAACGGCCTGACGGTGGAACAGCGATTGGCCCTGACTTTCACTGCGGCGGTGCTGTGGGTGTTTGCCAATTTCTACCCGGTGATGACCATCAGCCTGCAAGGCCTGAAAAACAGCGCGACACTTTGGGACTCGGTGCTGGCACTGAGTCAGGGGCCCATTACATTCATCGCGATGGTGGCGGCAATTTCCATCATCATTGCGCCGATTTTTCAGCTGTTGCTGCTTATCTGGGTGCTGAGCTTTGCCCTCGTCTCCCGTCGCTCACCCGCCTTCAAAGTATGCATGCGCTGGCTGGAAACCCTCAGGCCCTGGAGCATGCTGGAAGTCTGCCTGCTGGGCGCCATGGTGGCAGTGTTCAAACTCGCCGGGCTGTTGGACGTATTGCCCGGCATCGGGCTCTTTGCCTTGGCCGTGCTTAGCCTGTTGCTGATTCGTATTGCTGGGAGAGATGTCCGGGACCTGTGGGACATCTTATGA
- a CDS encoding FAD-binding oxidoreductase, producing MNQARVMKHAHSYYAATANNQAPYPTLASDLVADVCVIGGGFTGVNTAIELAQRGLSVILLEARRIGWGASGRNGGQLIRGIGHDVSGFARYVGEEGVRYLERAGIESVDVVRNRVREHRIDCDLHWGFCELANTTAQFSGLKAEQEALVERGYGHETRLVGPQQMRQQVVNSDAYAGGLIDMGSGHLHPLNLVLGEAQLAQSLGVRIFEHSDVLELIHGSTVQVRCATGTVRAGSLVLACNAHLEELEPRLSGKVLPAGSYIIATEPLSPDIATSLIPQNLALCDQKVGLDYYRLSADRRLLFGGACHYSGRDPVDIAAYMRPKMLNVFPHLADARIDYQWGGKIGITANRFPQVGRLSQYPNVFYAQGYSGHGLNVTHWTARLLAEAIHAGYSQGLDVFSAVPHMTFPGGRALRSPLLALGMFWYRLREILG from the coding sequence ATGAATCAGGCACGTGTGATGAAACATGCTCACTCCTATTACGCCGCGACAGCCAATAACCAGGCGCCCTATCCAACGCTGGCATCGGACCTGGTGGCCGATGTCTGCGTGATCGGTGGCGGTTTTACCGGGGTCAACACCGCCATCGAACTGGCGCAACGCGGGCTTTCGGTGATTCTGCTGGAAGCCCGACGCATTGGCTGGGGCGCCAGCGGGCGCAACGGCGGGCAATTGATTCGCGGCATTGGCCATGACGTCAGCGGCTTCGCTCGTTACGTGGGTGAAGAAGGCGTGCGCTATCTGGAGCGCGCCGGAATCGAATCGGTAGACGTGGTGCGTAACCGCGTCCGTGAACACCGGATCGATTGCGATCTGCACTGGGGGTTTTGCGAACTGGCCAATACAACGGCGCAATTTAGCGGGCTCAAGGCAGAACAAGAAGCGCTCGTAGAACGGGGTTACGGCCATGAAACCCGACTGGTCGGACCGCAACAGATGCGCCAGCAGGTGGTTAACAGCGATGCCTATGCCGGAGGCCTTATCGACATGGGGTCCGGGCATTTGCACCCTCTCAATCTAGTCCTCGGCGAGGCGCAGTTGGCGCAATCGCTGGGAGTCAGGATTTTCGAGCACAGCGACGTGCTCGAGCTGATCCATGGCAGCACGGTGCAGGTTCGCTGCGCCACTGGGACGGTCAGGGCCGGCAGTCTGGTACTGGCTTGCAACGCGCACCTGGAAGAACTAGAGCCACGGCTGAGCGGCAAGGTGCTGCCAGCGGGCAGTTACATCATCGCCACCGAGCCCTTGTCGCCTGACATTGCAACGTCGTTGATTCCACAGAACTTGGCGCTGTGCGATCAAAAAGTCGGCCTTGACTACTACCGGCTCTCCGCGGACCGACGTTTGCTGTTCGGCGGTGCCTGTCACTATTCCGGCCGCGACCCCGTCGACATTGCAGCCTACATGCGCCCGAAAATGCTCAACGTTTTTCCGCATCTGGCGGATGCGCGCATCGACTATCAATGGGGCGGTAAAATCGGCATCACCGCCAACCGGTTTCCTCAGGTCGGGCGCCTGAGCCAGTACCCCAATGTGTTCTACGCTCAGGGCTACTCCGGTCATGGCCTTAACGTTACTCATTGGACTGCACGGCTCCTGGCCGAAGCGATCCATGCCGGTTACAGTCAGGGGCTGGACGTCTTCAGCGCCGTGCCGCACATGACGTTTCCCGGCGGCCGCGCCTTGCGCTCACCGCTGCTGGCGCTGGGGATGTTCTGGTATCGGCTGCGCGAAATACTCGGCTGA
- a CDS encoding polyamine ABC transporter substrate-binding protein has product MRLLKSVVPVALALLCSAGAQAQPTVSVYNWTDYIGETTLADFQAKTGIKVIYDVFDSNETLEGKLLAGRTGYDVVVPSNHFLARQVKAGAFLKLDRSQLPNWKNLDPKLLALLEKNDPGNEHSVPYLWGTNGIGYNVDKIKQVLGIDHIDSWAVLFEPENLKKLSQCGVSMMDSADEVFPAILNYMGMDPRSENAEDYKKAEAKLLTLRPYITYFHSSKYVSDLANGDICIAFGYSGDVFQAANRAKEAKNGVNIAYAIPKEGSNLWFDLLAIPADASNQKEAHAFINYLLNPQVIAQVSASVGYANPNPAAKQYMDPALVNNPEVYPPQNVLDKLYISTTPPQAIMRVMTRSWSKVKSNK; this is encoded by the coding sequence ATGCGTCTATTGAAATCAGTGGTTCCGGTTGCGCTGGCATTGTTGTGCAGCGCGGGGGCGCAGGCCCAGCCCACCGTCAGCGTCTACAACTGGACCGATTACATCGGCGAAACCACCCTCGCCGACTTTCAGGCCAAAACCGGCATCAAAGTGATCTACGACGTCTTCGACTCCAACGAAACGCTGGAGGGCAAACTGCTCGCCGGCCGCACCGGGTATGACGTGGTGGTGCCATCCAACCATTTCCTCGCCCGCCAGGTAAAGGCCGGCGCGTTTCTCAAACTGGATCGTTCGCAGTTGCCAAACTGGAAAAACCTCGACCCCAAATTGCTCGCGCTGTTGGAAAAGAACGATCCGGGTAACGAACACTCCGTGCCCTACCTGTGGGGCACCAACGGCATCGGCTACAACGTCGACAAGATCAAGCAAGTGCTAGGCATTGATCACATCGATTCTTGGGCGGTGCTGTTCGAACCCGAGAACCTGAAAAAGCTCAGCCAATGCGGCGTGTCGATGATGGACTCGGCGGATGAAGTATTCCCAGCGATCCTCAATTACATGGGCATGGACCCGCGCAGTGAAAATGCTGAAGACTACAAAAAGGCCGAAGCCAAACTGCTGACCTTGCGCCCTTACATTACGTACTTCCACTCCTCCAAGTACGTGTCGGACCTGGCCAACGGCGACATTTGTATTGCCTTCGGCTACTCAGGTGATGTGTTCCAGGCTGCCAATCGGGCCAAGGAAGCGAAAAACGGCGTGAACATCGCCTACGCGATTCCCAAGGAAGGCAGCAACCTGTGGTTCGACCTGTTGGCGATTCCCGCCGACGCCAGTAATCAGAAAGAAGCCCACGCCTTCATTAATTACCTGCTGAACCCGCAAGTGATCGCACAGGTTAGCGCTTCGGTGGGTTACGCCAACCCCAACCCGGCCGCCAAGCAGTACATGGACCCCGCACTGGTGAACAACCCGGAAGTCTATCCACCTCAGAACGTGCTCGACAAATTGTACATTTCCACCACCCCGCCCCAGGCAATCATGCGTGTGATGACCCGCTCCTGGAGCAAAGTGAAGTCCAACAAATGA
- a CDS encoding glutamine synthetase family protein, whose amino-acid sequence MNAPFDQLLTWLKDHKITEVECVVSDLTGIARGKIAPTNKFLHERGMRLPESVLLQTVTGDFVDDDIYYDLLDPADIDMVCKPVADAVYVIPWAIEPTAIVIHDTFDKLGNPIELSPRNVLKKVLQLYTDKGWKPIVAPEMEFYLTQRCEDPDLPLKAPLGRSGRAESGRQSFSIDAANEFDPLFEDVYDWCELQGLDLDTLIHEDGPAQMEINFRHGDALDLADQITVFKRTLREAALKHNVTATFMAKPIGDEPGSAMHIHQSVIDIATGLPIFADADGQMSQLFLHHIGGLQKYIPKVLPMFAPNVNSFRRFLPDTSAPVNVEWGEENRTVGLRVPTSTPDAMRVENRLPGADANPYLAIAASLLCGYLGMVEQVEPSAAVQGRAYERRNLRLPITIEDALTRMEECETIERYLGSKFVRGYVAVKRAEHENFKRVISSWEREFLLLSV is encoded by the coding sequence ATGAATGCCCCTTTCGATCAGCTGCTCACTTGGCTGAAAGATCACAAGATTACCGAAGTTGAGTGTGTGGTCAGCGACTTGACCGGCATTGCTCGCGGCAAAATCGCACCGACTAACAAGTTCCTGCATGAGCGAGGCATGCGCCTGCCGGAAAGTGTGCTTTTGCAAACGGTAACCGGGGACTTTGTCGACGACGATATCTACTACGACCTGCTCGACCCCGCCGATATCGACATGGTCTGCAAACCGGTCGCCGATGCGGTCTACGTGATCCCATGGGCTATTGAGCCGACCGCCATCGTGATCCACGACACTTTCGACAAACTGGGTAATCCGATCGAACTGTCGCCGCGCAACGTGTTGAAAAAAGTCTTGCAGCTCTACACCGATAAGGGCTGGAAGCCAATTGTCGCCCCGGAAATGGAGTTCTACCTGACCCAGCGCTGCGAAGACCCCGACTTGCCACTCAAGGCACCTCTGGGTCGTTCAGGCCGTGCCGAAAGCGGTCGTCAGTCGTTTTCTATCGACGCGGCCAACGAATTCGACCCGCTGTTCGAAGACGTCTATGACTGGTGCGAACTCCAGGGCCTGGACCTCGACACGCTTATCCACGAAGACGGCCCGGCGCAGATGGAAATCAACTTCCGGCATGGCGACGCCCTCGACCTCGCGGATCAAATCACCGTCTTCAAACGCACCCTGCGTGAAGCCGCGCTCAAGCACAACGTCACCGCGACCTTCATGGCCAAACCGATCGGCGACGAACCGGGCAGCGCGATGCACATCCACCAGAGCGTGATCGATATTGCCACCGGCCTACCGATCTTCGCCGACGCTGACGGGCAGATGAGTCAACTGTTCCTGCACCACATCGGCGGCCTGCAGAAGTACATCCCCAAAGTGCTGCCGATGTTTGCGCCCAACGTCAATTCGTTCCGCCGTTTCCTGCCGGACACCTCGGCTCCGGTGAACGTGGAATGGGGCGAAGAGAACCGTACCGTTGGTCTACGTGTTCCAACCTCAACCCCCGACGCCATGCGCGTGGAAAACCGCCTGCCTGGCGCGGACGCCAATCCGTACCTGGCCATCGCTGCCAGCCTGCTATGCGGCTACCTGGGCATGGTCGAACAGGTCGAACCCAGCGCTGCGGTCCAGGGACGGGCTTACGAACGGCGCAATCTGCGCCTGCCCATCACTATCGAGGACGCCCTGACCCGCATGGAAGAGTGCGAAACCATCGAGCGCTACCTGGGCAGCAAATTCGTCCGCGGTTACGTCGCGGTCAAGCGTGCAGAACACGAAAACTTCAAGCGGGTGATCAGCTCCTGGGAGCGTGAGTTTCTGCTGCTCAGCGTCTGA
- a CDS encoding helix-turn-helix domain-containing protein, which yields MTTCHPLQVQAFNTADVAEQIRATPGWVQHYQQMSPGHFAGRVRYLDLQGVEIYEEQMNTRVEQNFSAPKGALAFCFDRSDNALYVLNGESRNIWITPENYQEIAVVFGPEFVQRHGLSVARLEGLFMSPLNSGQNALFSRWLSATLTQLAQAFDPSSREALTQQLLEDCLYILDNACVCLDLGGLQRRAEERSIMKRIGEWAADSPEETLNLLELSQVAEVSLRQLQHAFKAYTGMTPTHWLRLRRLNSAHRELLNRTSTDTTVAEVAMHWSFWHLGRFSSSYRALFQELPSETLKRAGRPCLSRGGKFNLK from the coding sequence ATGACAACGTGTCATCCTTTACAAGTCCAAGCCTTCAATACCGCCGATGTGGCCGAGCAGATCCGTGCCACGCCTGGCTGGGTCCAGCATTACCAGCAGATGTCGCCGGGGCATTTCGCCGGAAGGGTGCGCTATCTCGACCTGCAAGGCGTGGAGATTTACGAAGAGCAGATGAATACTCGGGTCGAGCAGAATTTCAGTGCTCCCAAGGGGGCGCTTGCGTTCTGTTTCGACCGCAGTGACAACGCGCTGTATGTGTTGAACGGTGAAAGCCGCAACATCTGGATCACGCCGGAGAACTATCAGGAAATCGCTGTGGTGTTTGGCCCTGAATTCGTTCAGCGCCATGGTTTGAGTGTGGCGCGGCTGGAAGGGCTGTTCATGTCGCCACTGAACTCAGGACAGAACGCACTGTTCAGCCGTTGGTTGAGTGCAACCTTGACCCAATTGGCCCAGGCATTCGATCCGTCGAGCAGGGAGGCGTTGACGCAGCAACTGTTGGAGGACTGTCTGTACATCCTTGACAACGCCTGTGTCTGCCTTGATCTGGGCGGTTTGCAGCGCCGGGCTGAAGAACGAAGCATCATGAAGCGCATTGGCGAATGGGCGGCCGACTCTCCGGAAGAAACCCTTAACCTGCTGGAACTGTCGCAAGTGGCTGAGGTTTCCCTGCGCCAGTTGCAGCATGCGTTCAAGGCCTACACCGGGATGACGCCGACCCACTGGTTGCGCTTGCGCCGACTCAACAGCGCCCACCGAGAACTGCTCAACCGCACGAGCACGGACACGACCGTCGCCGAAGTGGCGATGCATTGGTCGTTTTGGCATTTGGGACGGTTTTCCAGCAGTTACAGAGCATTGTTCCAGGAACTGCCCAGTGAGACGCTCAAGCGTGCAGGCCGCCCCTGTCTAAGCCGAGGCGGTAAGTTTAATTTGAAATGA